Proteins encoded in a region of the Acidobacteriota bacterium genome:
- a CDS encoding cyclic nucleotide-binding domain-containing protein has translation MANRTKRTLPPGPAAFLEQAGPGRSIRAYRDKEAIYSQGGPADAVFFLQNGMVKLTMGSKHRRKKAVLAVLYKGDLFGEGCLGRELHRMSTAISVGTSTITRLEKAAFRRELARDPAFAAIFIDWLLAQAVRLKADLADHFLNYSERRLARIPLAEQGRDPGTEG, from the coding sequence ATGGCAAACAGGACGAAACGTACGCTCCCGCCCGGCCCCGCGGCATTCCTCGAACAGGCCGGCCCCGGGAGAAGCATTCGGGCCTACCGCGACAAAGAAGCCATCTATTCACAAGGCGGTCCCGCCGATGCCGTCTTCTTCCTCCAAAACGGCATGGTGAAACTCACGATGGGCTCCAAGCACCGTCGCAAGAAAGCCGTGCTTGCCGTCCTCTATAAGGGTGATCTTTTTGGGGAAGGCTGCCTGGGACGAGAGCTGCACCGCATGTCGACGGCGATCTCTGTCGGCACGTCCACAATCACTCGCCTGGAAAAAGCCGCTTTCCGTCGCGAGCTCGCTCGCGACCCGGCGTTTGCAGCCATTTTCATCGACTGGCTGCTGGCACAGGCGGTCCGCTTGAAGGCCGACCTGGCCGATCACTTCCTCAACTACAGCGAGCGACGCCTGGCGCGGATTCCTCTTGCAGAACAAGGGCGTGACCCCGGGACCGAAGGGTGA